TAATAAAATTATTAGTACGACTGAAAACAAAGTAATCCAGATCAACTACGTGGGGAACCTGCGTTTCATTAATAACTACATCAGCAATGAAAATGTAAAAAATAGCTGGCTGGTGATTATCGTAAACGGAGCCGGAGCGACGAACAATCTTTTCACGAACAATATAATCGTGAAAAGCTCAGGGGGGTATGTTGGCTACGGAAACGGTGCCAGCATTAAGTTCTATAATAACTATGACAAAGACGGGAACTTGATTTCGCTTTAATCGAAACGTTTATAAGAATAAATTAAAAAGGGCACCTCTTGAGGTGCCCTTTTTAATTGAACGTACATTCCAGCAGGCGATGCCCGTTGATGTCCATGGGTAGCTGGCGAACCACTTTGATCTGGTGGGAGTCAATGAAGTTTTCCATCTGGTAATGACTCGCTTCATCGACTACGTAGAAATGCGGAAAATTCGCCTTGGTAAACTCTTTAGCCGGAGTCAGTCCCGGTACCTGGTATTTATCCCGAACCGATTTAAGAATCTTGTGTTCGACGGTAGCACTGAGAATATTAGTCGGTACCGCAGCCGTGGGCCAATGAATCAGGTAATGCACCGGTTGCGGAAACTTATGAAACCAAAGGGGGAGAAAGTAATCGGCCGTTTCAACAAAAACCGGATACCGAGGGTCCAGTTGCGGTAGATAGGAGAGAATGCCCTTCGGAAAGTGAACGATTTTTCGATTCTGATAGAATACAAAGGCTCCGATCAGTAGAGCATACAAGGGGGCGAGTCGATACCAGCCCGACAGCTTGGGGGGCGTATAGAATTGATAAAAGGCGTACATCAACTGAAAAATAACTAACAGATGATTCGGCCACAGGTACCGGCTAATGAAAACCGATGTATGTACCAGACTCACCCCAAGCGAAATCAGAATGGTACTGAAATAGATAAAGCCCGACAGGAGATAAAACTGAAACGCCGCATCCGTACGAAAAGCCGCGTATCCATCTCTGCGTTTTTTACGAAGGATGAAAACGAAAAGAAAAGCCAAGGCAAAAAAGCGGAGGTAGGGCAGAAAGGAAAACCAGCTACGTTGTTCGAGCGAATACGAAAGCGTAGGGCTTAGCTCACCGATGGTAGTAAAGAAGCTTTCCCAAGTGGGAAGTGGAATCCAGGAGTGAGGTTTCCCAGCTTCGGTCTGGATCTGAAAACTAGTAAACCAAAACGCCGCCCACAGAAGTAGTGTAATCAAGTGAGCCGCCATCGGCCAGACATACGCCGCTTGCCGCGACCAGAGCCAAAGCAAAAAAAAGAAAGCTCCCGAAGCCGCGAGGTAAAACAGGCCAAAATTGTGCGTCAAACTCAGGCCCAGTCCCAGCAGTACAAAGAGCCCCAGCAAACGACGATTATGCGGTTCGGCAATCAGGCGATGAAGTACGATAAAGTAGGGCAGACTAATCAGAAAAAACAGGGCATAAGAGCGAACCTGCGTTGCTAAGGTTAAGTTGAGGTAGGTGAAGGCGGCAATCAGGGTAATGAGCAGAAAGTTGAACAGCGGCGTACCCAATAGGGTCGTGCTGTACCAGAAAAACAAAGCCATCGTCAGAGCAAAAAAGACGATGGATACCATTCGTAAAAACTGAAAGTCGAGCGAAATAGCGTGTCCCAGTATCCAATACACATTCACAAATAGGGGAGGGTTGGCGTCCATCCCGCTTACCAGAGCATCGTTAGCATGGGCTAGCGAAGGGTCCGAAACGAGCAGATAACTCAGTACCTCATCCATCCACAACCAGTGATCTTTAAAAAATAAAGAAAGGATCAGGCTCAGCGAAAAGATCAAAAAGATCCCGATACTGAACGGTAGCGTTTGAGTAGATATACGATTCATGAGGACACGGTTTGGTGGGAAGAATAGGGCGGTAATACCTACAGGTACTTTAGGCCAGTACAGCCGCTGACTCCGTCACGCCGTAAGTCTGGTAAATCTCAAGGTATTGCCGGGCTACCGTCTCTAGGGGGAATCGGGCCCGTACCATTTCCAGTCCTTGTTGAGACAGTCGTCTGTACAAAGCGGCGTCCGTCAGTAACTGATGCATGGCCTCGGTCATCGCTTCGACTTTAGTAACATCTACCAGCAGCCCACCGTCCTGTACCACCCAGGGGACGGCTCCACTGTCTTTCCCGGCCACAACCGGAATGCCGTAACTCATGGCTTCCACGAGTACCATCCCGAACGACTCTTCCAGCGAACTATGCAGCACGAACGTACTCCGGGAAATATTCTCCAGTACCGTTGAATACTTCGTTGTGCCCATAAAGACGACATTAGAAATGCCCTGTTCTCGGCAGAATACTTCCGCTTCTTTTCCGGGTTCAAAGGCGGTACCCATGGCCCATAACTCGGCATTAGGGTGCCGTTGAAGCAATGCCTTAAAAGACAGGAGAGCATTGATATTATTCTTCCGGTCGTCCCAGCCATTCACGACGACGCTGATGATGGGTTTCGTGACGGGGGCCGGTTCGCCCAGTTGGTCGGGTAAGGTTACTGGATTAGGTACGACCAGTACTTTTTGCGAAGCCCAGTGACTGACCGAATCGGCCATGTAGGGTGATACGGCCGTAAACCAGAGACCCTTGCGAAATACCTGCCGGGCCATCAGGAGCAGGAAAAAACGGTTGAGGGTACGAACGTAATTGAAAATTACCTGGGCGTTGTCGTGTATTGTAATAATGGCGTTGGAGGTGTATGACAAGGCCGCCATCGCAAATTCGTAGGTCCAGTGTGCATGTACCACTTCCGGCTGAAAGCGATCCAGAATTTCCCGCATTCGCCGCCGCTCGAACCGGTAAAAGTCCAGGTTACGACCGATACGTTTGCCATTGGGGCGAAAGATCCGTTGTCGGCAGGGCACGACCACGTAGGTAAGCAATCCATCTTCCAGAATAAAAGACGGCTCGTCCGCACTCAGCGTATCGTCGTGGGTAATCGCCAGGACCCGATGGCCCATGTTGAGATACGCCTTGATTAAATTGGTGATGAG
The genomic region above belongs to Siphonobacter curvatus and contains:
- a CDS encoding glycosyltransferase family 4 protein, which translates into the protein MHIAILGFIATRDLLPASAIQPSYPKGREGAPLITNLIKAYLNMGHRVLAITHDDTLSADEPSFILEDGLLTYVVVPCRQRIFRPNGKRIGRNLDFYRFERRRMREILDRFQPEVVHAHWTYEFAMAALSYTSNAIITIHDNAQVIFNYVRTLNRFFLLLMARQVFRKGLWFTAVSPYMADSVSHWASQKVLVVPNPVTLPDQLGEPAPVTKPIISVVVNGWDDRKNNINALLSFKALLQRHPNAELWAMGTAFEPGKEAEVFCREQGISNVVFMGTTKYSTVLENISRSTFVLHSSLEESFGMVLVEAMSYGIPVVAGKDSGAVPWVVQDGGLLVDVTKVEAMTEAMHQLLTDAALYRRLSQQGLEMVRARFPLETVARQYLEIYQTYGVTESAAVLA